Proteins encoded in a region of the Halioglobus maricola genome:
- a CDS encoding transporter: protein MQLKNALKALLISSLASAPAVAQELEPRTYTNLPVGETFIVAGYIYSEGDLSPVPGSPLQDAELSLDTGILGAAHTFEIAGSSAKVDAVIGRSCYEGSAIFQGVPTEGRRCEYTDSKLRLGWNFYGAPALKLKEFRQWQPGLVLGASLQISAPTGSYDSDQLINAGANRWMVRPGLGMSYRLGKWHFDTSASVRFYETNTDFFDGNKREQDPLYSAQAHIVRGLGKGRWVSVNLNYFWGGKTTLNGDTQDDRQDNSRFGITYSQPLTPHHSIKLYANSGVITRIGNDFDTYGFAWQYRF, encoded by the coding sequence ATGCAGCTTAAAAATGCGCTAAAAGCGCTGTTAATCAGTTCTCTGGCGAGCGCACCCGCTGTCGCCCAGGAGTTGGAACCGAGGACCTATACCAACCTACCAGTGGGCGAGACCTTCATTGTCGCAGGGTATATCTACTCAGAAGGCGACCTTTCACCTGTTCCCGGCTCACCGCTACAGGACGCGGAGCTGAGTCTCGATACGGGCATCCTCGGCGCTGCGCATACTTTCGAGATCGCCGGTTCCTCTGCCAAAGTCGATGCCGTGATCGGACGAAGCTGCTACGAGGGCTCGGCTATATTCCAGGGCGTACCGACCGAGGGCCGACGCTGTGAATACACCGACAGCAAGCTGCGCCTGGGCTGGAATTTCTACGGCGCGCCGGCACTGAAACTCAAGGAGTTTCGTCAGTGGCAACCCGGGCTCGTGCTCGGGGCCAGCCTGCAAATCTCGGCTCCCACCGGCTCTTACGACTCGGACCAGCTGATCAACGCCGGCGCTAACCGCTGGATGGTGCGTCCCGGGCTCGGAATGTCTTATCGACTGGGTAAGTGGCACTTCGACACATCGGCGTCGGTGAGATTCTATGAGACCAATACCGATTTTTTTGACGGCAACAAGCGTGAGCAGGACCCGCTCTATTCTGCACAGGCCCACATTGTGCGCGGTCTTGGCAAGGGCCGCTGGGTATCAGTTAACCTGAATTATTTCTGGGGGGGCAAGACCACCCTTAACGGTGACACACAGGATGACAGGCAGGACAATTCCCGCTTCGGAATAACCTACTCCCAACCACTCACGCCGCATCACAGTATCAAGTTATACGCCAACTCCGGTGTCATCACCCGCATTGGCAACGACTTCGACACCTATGGCTTCGCCTGGCAGTACAGATTCTGA
- a CDS encoding sugar phosphate isomerase/epimerase family protein, producing the protein MIRTAGVIALFLAMLWQLPVQAESEMKPKVGVQLYSVRDALQADFEGTLRALAEMGFDGVEFYGGVYGPYVDEPVKLKAFLESLGLESAGSHVASDDLSEANLAELLRFHQALGSPALVVGMDKRAWSKKNVYEFSRELNRAAKGSRGTGIRVGYHNHDKEFRSFKNSTFWDVLAENTLNEVVLQLDVGWATHADIDAAAYVRKYPGRTFSTHYKVHKPLFSLNNRPFIGEGETDWNALLDANFEVGGTQWLLVEQEAYPDDMTPLQAVEESLKGLQKLLADREKSE; encoded by the coding sequence ATGATCAGAACGGCAGGCGTGATAGCCCTGTTTTTAGCTATGTTGTGGCAGCTTCCTGTCCAGGCGGAGTCTGAAATGAAACCGAAAGTGGGTGTCCAGCTCTACTCTGTGCGCGATGCGCTCCAGGCCGATTTCGAGGGTACCCTGCGTGCGCTTGCCGAGATGGGGTTCGACGGGGTCGAGTTTTATGGGGGTGTCTACGGCCCCTATGTCGATGAACCTGTAAAGCTCAAGGCCTTTCTCGAGAGTCTGGGCCTTGAGTCAGCAGGCTCCCATGTCGCCAGCGACGACTTGAGTGAAGCGAACCTGGCTGAACTTCTGCGCTTTCACCAGGCATTGGGCAGTCCAGCGCTGGTTGTCGGCATGGACAAGCGCGCGTGGAGCAAAAAAAATGTCTATGAATTCTCGCGGGAGCTGAACAGAGCCGCCAAGGGCAGTCGTGGAACGGGTATACGCGTGGGCTATCACAACCACGATAAGGAATTTCGTTCGTTTAAAAACAGCACCTTTTGGGACGTGCTGGCTGAAAATACGCTGAATGAAGTGGTGTTGCAGCTGGACGTAGGCTGGGCTACCCATGCGGACATTGATGCTGCGGCCTATGTGCGCAAGTATCCCGGGCGCACATTCAGTACCCACTACAAGGTGCACAAGCCCTTGTTTAGTTTGAACAACCGGCCGTTCATAGGCGAGGGCGAGACGGATTGGAATGCCTTGCTGGATGCCAATTTTGAAGTGGGCGGTACCCAGTGGCTGCTGGTTGAGCAGGAGGCGTATCCCGACGACATGACGCCACTCCAGGCTGTGGAGGAATCCTTGAAGGGGCTTCAGAAGCTGCTGGCAGATCGGGAAAAATCAGAATAA
- a CDS encoding MFS transporter: MSFANRHWMALVALIIAGEAVFSLPFHVVRFFRPTVLDVFGITNLEIGQAQGTYGVIAMACYFLGGPLADRFEAKYLLLTSLLATAAGGLYFAQLPGIEGLRILYAFWGCSTILLFWSALIKATREWGGLSQQGRAFGLLEAGRGAFAAVLVSIAVWILSFFLPANLDNLEASQQRAALQWIIYLYTAATLFAALLVALFIPIHGTATITTRAASESSAILRLKTVIAAPQVWPQLVIVVSAYVAYKGIDNYVLYAVKGYQLSEVEGARVAALSGWLRPISAIAAGFLADRIRPSRLVLGSFLLLIAGYGLFAILTPSPGMYWILISNVVVTSAAVYALHAVYFALVAESRIPLGVTGTAVGIISVVGFTPDIFFAPAMGWLLDNHSAVQGHQLVFTGLLAFACLGCFSTLLFIKKVP, encoded by the coding sequence ATGAGTTTTGCCAACCGCCACTGGATGGCTCTGGTCGCACTGATTATCGCGGGAGAAGCGGTCTTCTCACTGCCATTCCATGTTGTACGCTTTTTCAGGCCCACCGTACTCGACGTCTTCGGAATAACCAATCTGGAGATCGGTCAGGCCCAGGGCACCTATGGCGTTATCGCCATGGCCTGCTATTTTCTGGGTGGTCCGCTGGCGGACCGTTTCGAGGCCAAATACCTACTGCTGACCAGCCTTCTTGCCACTGCCGCAGGGGGGCTCTATTTTGCCCAGCTACCGGGTATTGAAGGGCTGCGCATACTCTACGCATTCTGGGGATGCTCCACGATCTTGTTGTTCTGGAGCGCATTGATCAAGGCGACTCGAGAGTGGGGCGGGCTGTCCCAGCAAGGTCGCGCTTTCGGCCTGCTGGAAGCTGGTAGGGGCGCCTTTGCAGCGGTACTGGTGTCGATCGCCGTGTGGATTCTCAGCTTCTTCCTACCCGCAAATCTCGACAACCTGGAGGCGTCGCAGCAGCGCGCTGCATTGCAGTGGATCATCTACCTGTACACAGCAGCCACCTTGTTTGCTGCGTTGCTCGTCGCCCTGTTCATTCCGATTCACGGCACGGCCACAATCACCACCCGCGCCGCCTCAGAGAGCAGCGCCATCCTGCGGCTCAAGACCGTCATCGCCGCTCCCCAGGTTTGGCCTCAACTCGTGATTGTGGTCAGTGCGTATGTCGCCTACAAGGGCATCGATAACTATGTGCTGTATGCCGTAAAGGGTTACCAGCTGTCGGAGGTAGAAGGCGCCCGCGTCGCCGCTCTCAGCGGCTGGCTGCGCCCTATCAGCGCGATCGCCGCCGGTTTTCTCGCGGATCGCATCCGGCCGTCGCGGCTGGTTTTAGGCTCTTTCCTGCTGCTGATAGCGGGCTATGGGCTGTTTGCCATTCTCACTCCCTCGCCGGGAATGTACTGGATACTGATATCCAATGTGGTTGTAACCAGCGCAGCCGTTTACGCTCTGCACGCGGTCTATTTCGCTTTGGTAGCTGAGTCACGAATCCCGCTGGGTGTCACCGGTACAGCAGTAGGCATCATTTCGGTGGTTGGCTTCACGCCTGACATATTTTTTGCCCCCGCCATGGGGTGGCTACTGGACAATCATTCCGCCGTGCAAGGGCACCAACTGGTGTTCACGGGGCTGCTGGCCTTTGCCTGCCTGGGTTGTTTTAGTACCCTGCTATTTATCAAGAAAGTGCCGTAG
- a CDS encoding DUF4252 domain-containing protein produces the protein MNTLKIGLLLLMAALTGCGVTAPHRNAGFADLDGLSMWDVDATVSLSIGPTLLHLASHSIEDDPQARALMRQLDGVRVKAYEIEDDPLAVAEDLGEINARLNADGWQQVILVREEGETTYVLMKMVDDKIAGLTVLTADKSEVVFVNVMGELQPEMLADTMAALDVPAPPVDV, from the coding sequence ATGAACACGCTGAAAATAGGATTGTTACTGCTGATGGCTGCGCTCACCGGTTGTGGTGTAACCGCGCCACATCGCAATGCGGGCTTTGCGGACCTCGACGGCCTGTCCATGTGGGATGTAGACGCTACTGTCAGCCTGTCGATTGGCCCAACGCTGCTGCACCTGGCGTCTCATTCAATTGAGGATGATCCGCAGGCCAGGGCGCTGATGCGCCAGCTCGACGGAGTGCGGGTGAAAGCGTACGAGATTGAAGATGACCCCCTCGCTGTCGCCGAAGACCTCGGTGAAATCAATGCGCGTCTTAACGCCGACGGCTGGCAGCAAGTCATACTGGTGCGGGAAGAGGGCGAAACCACCTATGTCCTGATGAAGATGGTCGATGACAAGATTGCCGGCCTCACGGTTCTCACCGCTGACAAGAGCGAGGTTGTGTTCGTGAACGTGATGGGCGAACTGCAACCGGAAATGTTGGCTGACACCATGGCGGCACTGGATGTCCCGGCGCCACCCGTCGATGTCTAG
- a CDS encoding gluconate 2-dehydrogenase subunit 3 family protein: protein MSNIEQQAGLTRRQSLKWLAAVTATITTPLITGCEATVIEAAKLAGRWPDLQLDPIVAPGYGTDPALIAPAPAPWPLTMTPAQRRITTTVLDLLIPRENEYPSASEAGVVELVDEWISAPYPEQQETRPEILSALVWFDEESQRRYDRPFTEASMQQQLAIFDDIAYEEAESKLQYAYISRVFDGLRTLASIAYFSSPEGVKDMGYVGNVPIAGDYPGPTPEAMQHLEKALAELGLSEHAYG, encoded by the coding sequence ATGAGTAACATAGAGCAGCAAGCGGGCCTTACCCGGCGCCAATCGTTGAAGTGGCTGGCGGCGGTCACTGCCACGATCACCACGCCACTGATTACAGGCTGCGAAGCCACCGTCATTGAGGCGGCAAAACTCGCCGGGCGCTGGCCTGACCTACAACTGGATCCTATTGTTGCACCTGGCTACGGCACAGACCCGGCGCTGATCGCGCCCGCCCCCGCGCCATGGCCACTGACCATGACGCCAGCCCAGCGCAGGATCACAACGACCGTGCTGGATCTGCTGATACCACGCGAGAATGAATACCCATCGGCATCCGAAGCAGGTGTGGTCGAGCTGGTCGATGAATGGATCAGTGCCCCCTACCCCGAGCAACAAGAGACCCGGCCAGAAATTCTCTCCGCATTGGTCTGGTTCGACGAGGAATCCCAGCGGCGCTACGACCGCCCCTTTACCGAGGCAAGCATGCAACAGCAACTCGCGATTTTTGACGATATTGCCTATGAGGAGGCCGAGAGCAAACTGCAGTACGCTTATATTTCCAGGGTCTTTGACGGCCTGCGGACCCTGGCATCCATCGCTTACTTCAGCTCACCGGAGGGCGTAAAAGACATGGGCTATGTGGGTAATGTCCCCATTGCAGGCGACTACCCGGGCCCGACACCGGAGGCGATGCAGCACCTGGAAAAGGCACTGGCTGAACTCGGTCTCAGTGAGCATGCGTACGGCTAG
- a CDS encoding SDR family oxidoreductase, protein MQGKRVLITGGNSGIGLVAARELASRGAEVVLACRDSEKTLAALEVIGAGAEIAPVNLPVDLASFTSVRQLAENFLGKYDRLDVLINNAGTMPSKQVITEDGFEMQMAVNHLSHFLLTHLLLDCLKASAPARVVNVSSMLHKKSEMDLATFTGFDKYKMQAAYNQSKLANMMFTVELAERLAGSGVTVNALHPGAVATDIVRSFPWVVQKIVGLLFISPEKGALTTIKLAGDPEMENVSGKYYDQCKLAGYSPVADDNIQRVAFWEASERAVGL, encoded by the coding sequence ATGCAGGGCAAGAGAGTACTTATCACTGGCGGGAATAGCGGCATCGGTCTGGTAGCGGCGAGGGAGCTGGCTTCGCGCGGAGCGGAAGTTGTTCTGGCCTGCCGAGACAGCGAGAAAACGCTCGCAGCACTGGAGGTGATCGGCGCTGGAGCTGAAATTGCGCCGGTCAATCTCCCTGTCGATCTCGCGAGTTTTACTAGTGTGCGACAGTTGGCAGAGAACTTTCTGGGCAAATACGACCGCCTTGATGTGCTGATCAATAATGCCGGTACTATGCCGTCAAAACAGGTGATCACCGAAGACGGGTTCGAGATGCAGATGGCGGTTAATCATTTGAGCCATTTTCTGCTCACGCATTTGCTGCTGGATTGCCTCAAGGCGAGTGCTCCGGCGCGAGTGGTGAATGTTTCGTCGATGCTGCACAAGAAGAGCGAAATGGATTTGGCGACATTTACTGGCTTCGACAAGTACAAAATGCAAGCCGCGTATAATCAGTCCAAGCTCGCCAATATGATGTTTACGGTGGAGCTGGCTGAGCGGCTGGCGGGCTCCGGCGTGACCGTCAATGCGCTGCATCCAGGTGCTGTGGCCACGGACATTGTCCGCAGTTTCCCATGGGTTGTGCAGAAGATTGTTGGGCTTCTGTTTATCTCACCTGAAAAAGGCGCACTGACCACGATCAAGCTGGCTGGCGATCCCGAGATGGAAAACGTTAGCGGTAAATACTATGACCAGTGCAAGTTGGCGGGCTATTCTCCCGTCGCCGATGACAACATTCAGCGAGTGGCCTTTTGGGAAGCGTCGGAACGCGCTGTTGGTTTGTAG
- a CDS encoding GMC family oxidoreductase encodes MLDQAYDVVVVGSGAGGAMAAHTLTKAGKKVLILEAGRDYDPVTETPMFNTPAEAPLRGAPTPDKPFGFYDATVDGGWQVPGEPYSKAEGSDFMWWRARMLGGRTNHWGRYSLRFSHHDFKGKSRDGLGADWPFDYEELAPWYDRTEDLVGVCGTNTGLEDMPDSSPGILQPPPKPRVPELLIAAAASKLGITAAPMHRAILTRPKDDRAACFYATECGRGCSIGAAFQTTTSLIPMAKATGNLTVQTDAMVKSVDVDANGRVKAVTYIDRKSVKPVTVSAPVVVLAASACESARILLNSKSEQHPNGLANSSGQVGRNLMDSTGADVGTVVPALKGRPIYNEDGHTANHLFIPWWGHAAQAKGELDFPRGYHFEISSGFKPPGGYYPDKLQGYGHKMKQQARFDYGAQIGLSLRGEMVPNQHCYMEIDDKVTDKWGIPVAKFHWQWSEHELKQVRHGLATARDIFKLLGAKVDDKLPEPETAIKRGGEIIHEVGTTRMGASAKESVTNQWGQTWDCDNLFVMDGGVFASNPHKNCTLTIMTLAMRNASWLAEQLNKGAIA; translated from the coding sequence ATGCTTGATCAAGCTTACGATGTCGTCGTGGTGGGCTCCGGCGCGGGCGGCGCGATGGCAGCGCACACCCTGACAAAGGCTGGCAAGAAGGTGCTCATTCTGGAGGCCGGGCGCGACTACGACCCGGTCACCGAAACGCCGATGTTCAACACACCCGCCGAGGCGCCCCTGCGCGGAGCGCCCACGCCGGACAAACCTTTCGGATTCTATGACGCCACCGTCGATGGTGGCTGGCAAGTACCGGGAGAACCTTACAGCAAAGCAGAAGGCAGCGACTTCATGTGGTGGCGAGCACGCATGCTCGGCGGGCGCACAAATCACTGGGGACGCTACTCGCTACGTTTTTCACACCACGACTTCAAGGGCAAGAGCCGCGACGGCCTTGGCGCTGACTGGCCTTTTGACTACGAAGAGCTAGCCCCCTGGTACGACCGCACTGAGGATCTGGTAGGCGTATGTGGCACAAATACCGGCCTGGAAGACATGCCGGACTCATCCCCGGGAATCTTGCAACCACCCCCAAAGCCACGGGTGCCGGAACTGCTGATTGCAGCCGCCGCCAGCAAGCTCGGCATTACAGCTGCGCCCATGCACCGGGCAATTCTCACTCGCCCCAAGGACGATCGCGCCGCTTGTTTCTATGCCACCGAATGCGGTCGGGGATGTTCTATCGGCGCTGCGTTTCAGACAACAACGTCTCTCATCCCCATGGCGAAAGCCACGGGCAACTTGACCGTGCAAACGGACGCCATGGTGAAATCCGTGGATGTGGACGCAAACGGCCGGGTCAAGGCGGTTACCTATATCGATCGCAAGAGCGTAAAGCCAGTGACTGTCTCTGCCCCCGTGGTTGTGCTGGCCGCCAGCGCATGCGAATCCGCCCGCATCCTGCTCAACTCCAAAAGTGAGCAGCACCCCAACGGCCTGGCCAATTCTTCCGGCCAGGTGGGGCGCAACCTGATGGACTCAACTGGCGCCGACGTGGGAACGGTGGTCCCAGCTTTGAAAGGGCGCCCTATTTACAATGAAGACGGGCACACAGCCAACCACCTGTTTATCCCCTGGTGGGGTCACGCGGCCCAGGCAAAAGGTGAACTGGATTTTCCACGCGGCTATCACTTTGAAATCAGCAGCGGGTTCAAACCGCCCGGTGGCTATTACCCGGACAAACTTCAGGGCTACGGCCACAAAATGAAACAGCAGGCCAGATTCGACTACGGCGCCCAGATAGGCTTGTCGCTGCGCGGTGAAATGGTGCCAAACCAACACTGCTACATGGAGATTGACGACAAGGTGACCGACAAGTGGGGGATACCCGTCGCGAAATTTCACTGGCAGTGGTCTGAGCATGAACTAAAACAAGTCCGCCATGGCCTCGCTACAGCACGCGACATTTTCAAGCTATTGGGTGCGAAGGTGGACGATAAGCTACCCGAACCCGAGACGGCGATAAAACGAGGCGGTGAAATTATCCACGAGGTCGGCACGACACGTATGGGTGCCTCTGCCAAGGAATCCGTTACCAATCAGTGGGGCCAGACCTGGGACTGCGACAACCTGTTCGTCATGGACGGCGGCGTGTTCGCCTCTAACCCACATAAAAACTGCACTCTCACCATCATGACGCTCGCCATGCGCAACGCCAGTTGGCTTGCAGAACAACTCAACAAGGGGGCAATCGCATGA
- a CDS encoding DUF4252 domain-containing protein: MKILLAVVMSCLLSVAAVAQDYENMPGYVDFGTMDEIYGEPRVMINIGGPLMQLLSAAAAASDDPEAAAIMEGLEGIRVNVYNTGGNLDPALERMNEAKSTLQAADWQPIVQVQEADEQVQMFTRVNGDKMEGMAIMVVNAEEAVFLNILGNIDPAHVSKVMKQVNVDVDVDTE; encoded by the coding sequence ATGAAAATTTTGCTGGCGGTAGTGATGAGTTGCTTGTTGAGTGTGGCGGCTGTCGCCCAGGACTATGAAAATATGCCGGGCTATGTCGATTTCGGCACCATGGATGAGATCTATGGTGAGCCCCGGGTGATGATCAATATTGGTGGCCCGCTGATGCAGCTCCTCTCTGCCGCCGCGGCGGCATCGGACGACCCTGAGGCTGCGGCCATTATGGAGGGTCTTGAAGGTATCAGGGTCAATGTCTACAACACCGGCGGCAACCTCGATCCGGCACTGGAGCGAATGAACGAAGCGAAAAGCACGCTGCAGGCAGCTGACTGGCAACCGATTGTGCAGGTGCAGGAGGCGGACGAGCAAGTGCAGATGTTCACTCGCGTCAACGGAGACAAGATGGAGGGTATGGCGATCATGGTGGTGAACGCGGAAGAGGCGGTGTTCCTGAATATCCTGGGCAACATTGACCCGGCTCACGTCAGCAAGGTTATGAAGCAGGTCAATGTCGACGTTGATGTTGATACGGAGTGA
- a CDS encoding RNA polymerase sigma factor encodes MDKYFRQWTTAYQTQVWSLARFLLKDSAEAEDVVQEAFIRLWQHRETLSEARVKPWLLRVTRNMCLDRLRRERPEADTAPDDLAGGEEPLEQMERSREGRKLHAAVLGLDEPYRSLVIMRDVQQHSYEDVAATLDLSLPQVKTYLHRARKTLRDQLMELRP; translated from the coding sequence ATGGACAAATACTTTCGCCAATGGACTACCGCATACCAGACACAGGTCTGGTCTCTGGCTCGCTTTCTGCTCAAGGATAGCGCCGAGGCAGAGGATGTTGTGCAGGAGGCTTTCATTCGCCTCTGGCAGCACCGCGAAACCCTGTCTGAAGCCCGGGTAAAGCCCTGGCTGTTGCGGGTGACCCGGAACATGTGTCTGGATCGCCTGCGGCGCGAGCGGCCGGAGGCGGATACGGCTCCGGATGATCTGGCGGGGGGCGAAGAGCCGCTGGAACAGATGGAACGCAGCAGGGAAGGCCGGAAGCTGCATGCGGCCGTGCTCGGGCTTGATGAACCCTATCGTTCACTGGTGATCATGCGCGACGTGCAGCAGCACAGCTACGAAGATGTGGCAGCGACGCTGGATTTGAGCTTGCCGCAGGTGAAGACCTATCTGCACCGGGCACGAAAAACATTACGGGACCAACTGATGGAGTTGCGACCATGA
- the egtD gene encoding L-histidine N(alpha)-methyltransferase, producing MAIYRRPTCQGVVDISTTQSTRKITSATDNESQEADLAILQEIGAGLNARPKYINPKYFYDEYGSQLFDEITRLDEYYPTRTETFLLERFADDIARVAGRGRVLLEPGAGSCAKVRLLLRALAPACYVPIDISRDYLFDAARQLQSEFTDIPIHPIADDMKSSIQLPAKLDRVPRLVFYPGSTIGNYTPEQAAEFLRHVRQTIGDEGGLIIGVDLQKDPDVLNRAYNDAAGITAAFNLNSLTHINTLTGADFDPEGFRHVAFYNEQDCRIEMHLESESEQQVAFADQLVTIGAGERILTEYSYKYTLEGFAQLAATAGLTAKEHWIDDNSYFSLQYFSAH from the coding sequence GGGAGTCGTAGACATCTCTACTACGCAGAGCACAAGAAAAATAACGAGCGCAACCGACAACGAGAGCCAGGAAGCTGACCTGGCCATACTGCAAGAGATAGGCGCAGGGCTTAATGCCAGACCCAAGTACATTAACCCGAAATATTTCTATGATGAATACGGGTCACAGCTCTTTGACGAGATTACCCGGCTTGACGAATACTATCCGACGCGCACCGAGACTTTCCTGCTGGAGCGCTTCGCCGACGATATCGCTAGGGTCGCAGGTCGTGGTCGCGTGTTACTGGAGCCTGGCGCGGGCAGCTGTGCCAAAGTTCGCCTTTTACTCAGGGCGCTGGCGCCGGCCTGCTACGTACCCATAGATATTTCCAGGGACTATCTGTTCGATGCAGCAAGGCAGTTGCAGAGCGAGTTCACTGACATCCCCATCCACCCGATCGCCGACGACATGAAGTCGAGCATTCAATTGCCCGCGAAGTTAGACCGGGTCCCTCGTCTGGTCTTCTACCCGGGCTCCACGATAGGCAACTACACGCCTGAACAAGCGGCTGAATTCCTCCGTCATGTGCGCCAGACAATCGGGGATGAGGGCGGTCTAATTATAGGCGTCGACCTGCAAAAGGACCCCGATGTATTGAACCGTGCATACAACGACGCCGCAGGTATCACTGCGGCGTTCAACCTGAACTCCCTCACCCACATCAACACACTGACAGGTGCCGACTTTGATCCGGAAGGTTTTCGACATGTCGCCTTCTACAACGAGCAAGATTGTCGAATCGAGATGCATCTGGAGAGTGAATCGGAGCAGCAGGTAGCGTTCGCAGACCAACTGGTCACCATCGGTGCGGGCGAGCGCATTCTCACAGAGTATTCCTACAAGTACACACTGGAAGGTTTTGCGCAGTTGGCAGCCACCGCGGGGCTCACCGCCAAAGAGCACTGGATCGATGACAATAGCTACTTCAGCTTGCAGTACTTTTCCGCCCACTGA
- a CDS encoding DUF3127 domain-containing protein, producing the protein MSYELSGKIKLIQELKTFDSGFRKQEMVVIVDDGRYPQEINLEFVQDKVALLENLQPGQEVTVAFDIRGREYNGRYFNNLQGWKITGGDAASPAPEAGYSEPPPPPQEASFDDDIPF; encoded by the coding sequence GTGTCTTACGAACTAAGCGGCAAAATTAAACTCATCCAGGAACTGAAAACCTTCGACAGCGGCTTCCGCAAACAAGAGATGGTTGTCATCGTCGATGATGGCCGGTATCCGCAGGAGATCAATCTGGAGTTCGTGCAGGACAAAGTCGCTCTGCTGGAGAACCTGCAACCTGGCCAGGAAGTGACCGTTGCCTTCGATATTCGCGGTCGCGAGTACAACGGCCGTTATTTCAACAATCTGCAGGGCTGGAAAATAACAGGTGGGGACGCCGCTTCACCCGCTCCCGAGGCAGGCTATTCCGAGCCACCCCCACCACCACAGGAAGCCTCGTTCGACGACGACATCCCGTTCTGA